The window CATGCTGATACCCATGCGGGTGCCAACATCTCCATCCACGAATATGCTGCCTACATCCAGTGCATGCCCACTTCCACCGAAATATTTCAGGTCAACACCCAGGCTGGAAGCCAGTCTGCTGCCCGCATTGCCTATGATATGCACATCACCGCCCGACCGCAGGTGTTCCACCAGGTTACGGTGGGTATATTCACTACCTCGCTGGTTGTCAATAGGAGCATCAGGGTCGAGTTCAGTGCCTTCGTGCTGCCAGTAGAAATTGTATGTGAAGTCACACAGGCAGTTTGTTAGAGATTGTATATCTAATGTCAGTGTGTCATTCATTGCGACTTAATTATCTGGTATGTTTAATTATTTATCGGGATTTATTTGCTCTGAAGATTAACAGGTAGAGTGGGATGCATACATTTAAAGTGGCGACTTAAAACCATTGAACCAACAGATTATATATATTGAAATGTAATGTTAATTATTAACACAAAAGGAATTAAAGAGTATTATGACAAAGGCTATAGAAGTTGTTTATGAGGATAACGTTTTTAAGCCTATTGGCCCAGTTGAAGGTCTTAGGGAACATGAAAGGATGGTAGCGATTTTTTCTCGGCGTCCTTCCAAAAAAGGTTTGCGTGAAGTAGCTGGAACAATGACACATGACGAAGCTATGGCAATGCAGAAACTTATTGATGAGGAGTTCGAAAAAATTGAAGGCGAGTGGTAGGTTAGCTGTTGATACTAACGCTGTAATCGCCTACAGAGAAGGTATTTCTGAAGTATGTACATTGATTGATGATGCAGACGTAATTATTTTACCAGTTACTGTTCTGGGTGAACTACTTTATGGTGCTTTAAATAGTGCTAAAAAAGAACAGAATGAACATGTTATTCAACAATTTGCAGAGTATTCTCTTATCATGCAGGTTGATGAATCAGTTGCTAAACGTTACGCTG of the ANME-2 cluster archaeon genome contains:
- a CDS encoding type II toxin-antitoxin system VapC family toxin, giving the protein MKASGRLAVDTNAVIAYREGISEVCTLIDDADVIILPVTVLGELLYGALNSAKKEQNEHVIQQFAEYSLIMQVDESVAKRYAEVRLNLKKNGTPIPENDIWVAAACLELEVPLLTQDGHFKFVERLDIFNW
- a CDS encoding antitoxin family protein, yielding MTKAIEVVYEDNVFKPIGPVEGLREHERMVAIFSRRPSKKGLREVAGTMTHDEAMAMQKLIDEEFEKIEGEW